Within the Anguilla anguilla isolate fAngAng1 chromosome 19, fAngAng1.pri, whole genome shotgun sequence genome, the region GAGATAATTTGAAACAGAGCTTGCGCAACACTCttagctgaaatattgcgcaacggcactgcttcgggataccggGTCGCATAATCCACTAAGACCAacacgaaacggtatccctgggtgctccgttcaaatggcccgatgaggtccatagCAATTCGGTCAAAGGGAACCTCTATTAAGGGTAGTGGGCGCAACGGCGCTTTTGGGGTGGCCGGGGGGTTCACTAATTGACATTCGGGACAggacgcacaccaccgacgtacgtccgcccaaatgcccggccaGTAAAACCGAGCCATTATTCGGTGTAGTGACTTATCATACCCTAAGTGCCCCGCCATGGGGTTGTAATGAGCcgcctggaaaaccatttcccggCGGTTTCTGGGTACCAACAACTGGGTCGTTTCTTCACCGGTCTGAGCGTCACGACACACTCGATACAACCTGTccctaataatagaaaaataagggtgagagagtactgcatcggggcgcacctgctgaccatcaatCCGCATCACTTGGTCATAGGCAAAGCGTAAGGTGTCGTcccgagactgctcgagtgggaaatcctccatggGATGGAACACCGGGACCCGGGGAGTCTCAACCTGAGACTCACCTGGGTCCGCCCCCCCTCGGCCGTGTCGGACAGACGTCACACGTCCCTATCAGTCGTGGTCACACCCCAAACAGGTTCCCAGAAATCTTTCGAAAccccgcccaatcagtgcccaaaaTTAGGGGGTGCGAGAgccgggagctaaccgcagccttcaGAATATGCGTTTTTCCCTGGTAACGAATTTCCACGGGTACTACAGGATACTCGTGCACATCCCCGTGCACACGCCGAACGGAAACCCAGGACGCCTTTACCAATGCCTCGGATCGAACCAGGCTTTGTTGTATCATGGACTGCATAGCCCCCGAGTCCAACAGCGCccggtgttcactcccttgcacCCTTACCGGGATGCAGTACGCTCCCTCTGGATCGGGAGCGGAAGTGGGCGGTCCGACCACCCGGACCAGCTGCCCGACTTTCATGATCGGACAGTCGCGGTGCAGATGACCCGGCTgcccgcaccgccaacaccccggaCCAAGCGCCTGAGGAGCCCTCAGTGAGGCGGAGCCCCCTGCCACTGAGCCTGGGTCTGTAGAGGGAAAATAAGCAGAGGGGAAATTAGgttgagggagaggaggggtcgAGGCACGGGGAAGAGGAGAAGGGCCAGCACGAAGAGGGGGTCTCCTCCGGGGAGCCGGTTCCGGCCGCTCTTGCTGCTGGGAGCCAGGGTAAAGCGCCAGGTGGTCCTCCACCAGCGTGACTGCCCTGTCTAAATTGGTTGGTCGATGGCACCGAACCCAGTTGGCCGTCCCTTCCGGCAGCCCCTCCACGAACCGCTCCAGGACGTCCTGCTcgacgacccccccccctcccccgcggaCTGGATTTCTGGCTGTAGCCAACGCCGGGCCATGTCGGTCAGGCGTTGCGCGTAGGCGAAGGGCCGGTCTCCCGCCCTCAAGTTTGCCTCCCGGAACCGGCACCTCTGATCCTCCGGGCTGCAGCCCAGCCGGTCCAGAACCGCCCTCTTGACGGAGTTGTAATCGGCCCGGGCGCCGGAAGGCAGCCCATGCGCTGCCTGTTGAGCATCGCCAGTTAAGAGGGGCAGGAGACGTACCACCCACTCCACCAAGGGCCACTGGCACGCCTCCGCTGCCACCTCAAAACTTTCTGTGAACGCCTGGACATCATCCTCGGCGGTCATTTTTGTGGAGCTGGATCCGGAGTTGGGGACGGGACTGGTGGTCCCGGGAGCTGGCCTCGccggcggcggccagctgtcGCAGCGCCTGCGTCTGGAGGGAGACTTGTGCACGCAGCGCCTCCATCTGCTCAGCGTGCACCGCTGCCTGCCTTTCCTGCATCTGAGCCATCCCCTCTAGCATCCGCGCCAGCGCTACGAGAGGCTGTGCTACCTCTCCCCCGGTTCAGGTTAGGATCCATCCCGGACTCTACTTTGCGTGGCTGGCGGGCTGAACCgtttctgctttcttctctcgaTACCAGACTCTCCTCCCCgtacgggccaccactgtggcaagGTGAGTGCCACTGCTCgcgtaaagagagagagagagagagacgagttcGAAGTAatcacttcttttttatttgtagccGAACACACGGCTTTTCGTTCACCCGGTTACATGGGGTTTTTACAATACAATCGCCGTACTGCCGTACTTCCTCCGTCACCAGCCTCGGCGAATGCCTTTTAAAacacccaggctcactgtcaagGCAATCAGCACAtcgttaaacaattaaacatttaaagagcggtgctgattagcaacctctaacagctgtggcgcagagtctgagagccgccccgcccactctctctctgcagccaacgcacaaACCACGACCCCCCTACCACATCTATATATACAGTTTAACTTGTaggctacagttgaggccaaaagtttacatgcacctcggctaaagacattcaaactcaatttttcacaactccacacatttcatgttaccatgcatttctgtgtgaagtcaattagggtatctgctttatttccataagaggtcatttcaaaataatcgctaagagacatttttttcagcttgtatgtactatatcaaattttcagtgggtcaaaagtttacatgcactttgttagtatttggtggcactgccttttaattgcttaacttgaatcaaacacttggggtaaGCTTCCACaggcttctcacaatacttcgCCAGAATTTTTGCTCATTCCTCCTgccagaactggtgtaactcagtcaggtttgtgggcctccttgcttgaacacactttttcagtgcagtccacaaattttctatgggattcaggtcagggctttgtgatggccactccaatactttcactttgttgtctttaagccattttgttacaaccttggaggtatgcttaggatcattgtcctgctggaagaccaagttctgaccaagttttaactttctagctgatgtcttgaggtcttgcttcagtatttctagttcattctggattttttatgccggccttggagtaggggcttcttccttgtacagcagcctttcaggccatggcaatgtaggattctcttaatggtggatgtagatactttggtacctgatgctgccaactccttcaccagttcctttgttgttgtcttggggttcagttgaacctttctgACCATAGTTTGtttagccctgggagttaatttgaactctgcagtgtctgtggtcccaaggtttttatatttgtatacaattgtttgt harbors:
- the LOC118218924 gene encoding uncharacterized protein LOC118218924 isoform X2, producing MDGSIACFYWSMIRPRLSGRGLRLTEGSSGAWSGVLAVRAAGSSAPRLSDHESRAAGPGGRTAHFRSRSRGSVLHPVSLDV